The DNA window TCTCGATCTGGAGAAGGACGGCCCCACCGTGATCGAGGTCCCGCCCGATGTGCTGGGAATCCTCGACGACGGCGACATGCGCTACCTCAGCGACATGGGTGCCGCCGGACCGGACAAGGGCAAGGGCGGCAAGTACCTGGTACTGCCTCCGGGATACGAGGGCGATGTGCCGGAAGGCTACTTTGTCGTCAAATCCACGAGCTATGTGGTCTGGAACTTTATGCGGGGCTACGTGCGCGGCAGCGTGACCAACCCGGCGGACGTCAAGAAGTCCGCCGACAACATCAAGGCCAACCTGAAGGTCTATCCGCTGGCGAAGAAGGACAACCCTCCGAAGATGGAGTTCAAAAACATGTCAGGGGTTCATTACAACACGGTCCCACCGAATGACTTCAGTTACTTTGAGCGGCTCAATGAGATCATCCAGAAGGAGCCGATCGAATTCATCGGACCCGAAACCCGCGGCCTGCTCGCCGGTATCGGCATCGAGAAAGGCAAGCCCTTCAAACCCGATGCCCGCATGAAGAAACTGCTCACCGAAGCGGTGGCGATCGGCAGCGGCTATGCCCGAGCCAACACCGTCTATCCACGCGATCCGGGTCACCGTTACTATCCGGAGACCGACAGCGAATGGGTGATGGCATTTCCCGACAAGAACTGCTTCTTCCTGAAAGACGGGATTCGTCGGATCGATGCCCGCCTCTGGATGCACTTCAACGCGGTTTGTGTGACTCCTGCCATGGCAGGAATCAAACCGGGGGTCGGGTCGGACTACGGCATTGTCGGAATGGATTCGAAACACCAGCCACTCGACGGAGCCAAAACCTACAAGCTGCACCTGCCGCCCAACGTGCCGGCCAAGGACAACTGGTCCGTGACCATCTACGACACGCAGCACCGTTCCATGCTGCAGACCGATCAACCGTTCGCCGGCGTGAACAGCCTCAGTGGCGAGTTGAAGCCGAATGCGGATGGCTCGTATGACATCTACTTTGCTCCCAAGGCCCCGAAGGGCAAGGAGAGCAACTGGATCCAGACCGTTCCGGAAAAGAGCTGGTTCATCCTCCTGCGGTTGTACGGCCCGCTCAAGCCGTGGCTCAACAAGACCTGGCGTCCGAGCGAACTGGAACTCGTGAAGTAAGTGGCTGGGGTTCTGCTGAGCGAATGCCGGCCCGAATCGATCCGTCGAGAACCTTGTTGATCAGGTGAAGTAAAGTAATGAGGAAACGGAAGTAGGACCATGATTGTCAACAGCTTTCAGATCGACGAAACGGTGCAACTGAAGCCTCTATCCCTAGAGGAATTATCGGAAGCGCGCACGAAGGCCGATGCAAGGATTTGGATTGACTTAGAAGGATTTGAACCCAGCGAATTCGAAGACTGGCTGGACAAGCTGAGTACCACGGATAAGGCCTTCTTCAAACTCGCTGACGCCCGCGACTTCATGAATTGTGCCCTGGCCAATCTGAAGTCGGCAGAACGAACCCTGGACTAGCTGGATAGACGAATTCGCGACCTGAGATCCGGCTTTCAAATGAACGCCCAGGAGAAGACCAACCGGCGCCTGAACTTGCTGACTATTCTCTCCGCGATCTTCACGCCGATTTGCCCGGCAATTCAGTCGAGTTGCCTTTTGGGCACGCGATTCCGTTGGGACGGTCAGCCAAGCGCGCATGGCAATGTCCACTCTGCACAGATGTAACGGTTACGCCGATTGTGCGGAGAATTGTCGCTC is part of the Novipirellula artificiosorum genome and encodes:
- a CDS encoding DUF1254 domain-containing protein — translated: MKQIFQTKSGPLAAVLLMTCILCGTTKLAVAQEAKDTQKPKMKMTTDIPESIVTPDKVETPIGTLEYFDGVPIGGTKDALYDYVDRARAVQVYIEMIPAVSTYSLLQGSRDMNMGDSNQIVLWEQLGDSKSLVLTYNNTSLYTWGFLDLEKDGPTVIEVPPDVLGILDDGDMRYLSDMGAAGPDKGKGGKYLVLPPGYEGDVPEGYFVVKSTSYVVWNFMRGYVRGSVTNPADVKKSADNIKANLKVYPLAKKDNPPKMEFKNMSGVHYNTVPPNDFSYFERLNEIIQKEPIEFIGPETRGLLAGIGIEKGKPFKPDARMKKLLTEAVAIGSGYARANTVYPRDPGHRYYPETDSEWVMAFPDKNCFFLKDGIRRIDARLWMHFNAVCVTPAMAGIKPGVGSDYGIVGMDSKHQPLDGAKTYKLHLPPNVPAKDNWSVTIYDTQHRSMLQTDQPFAGVNSLSGELKPNADGSYDIYFAPKAPKGKESNWIQTVPEKSWFILLRLYGPLKPWLNKTWRPSELELVK